The Pseudoalteromonas aliena SW19 genome includes a region encoding these proteins:
- the trhP gene encoding prephenate-dependent tRNA uridine(34) hydroxylase TrhP, whose product MLSVIPSTPFIPELLCPAGSLKNMRYAFAYGADAVYAGQPRYSLRVRNNEFDLETLQIGINEAHAQNKKFYVVSNIAPHNAKVKSYLRDIEPVIAMKPDALIMSDPGLIMLVREKWPTMPVHLSVQANAVNYASVQFWAKQGIERVILSRELSLEEISEIRTLCPNTELEVFVHGALCMAYSGRCLLSGYINKRDPNQGTCTNACRWDYDVKPGVENDTGEMVHKIDPKQVIPTLGEGTPSNDVFMLEEQGRPGEYMPAFEDEHGTYIMNSKDLRAVQYVEQLTKMGVHSLKIEGRTKSFYYVARTAQVYRKAIDDAVAGKPFDADLFKTLENLAHRGYTEGFLKRHAHQDYQNYEYGHSVSTKQQFVGEVLGRNANGLVEIDVKNKFCVGHSLELMTPKGNISFVLECMENKKGENITDAKGSGHIVKIPLPNNLDLAHAILMRNLDENQDTRNPFKQA is encoded by the coding sequence ATGTTATCTGTTATACCTTCCACGCCGTTTATTCCTGAATTATTATGCCCTGCGGGCAGTTTAAAAAACATGCGTTATGCCTTTGCTTATGGTGCTGATGCAGTATATGCAGGGCAACCTCGTTATAGTTTGCGTGTGCGTAATAATGAATTTGACTTAGAGACGCTGCAAATTGGGATTAATGAAGCGCATGCGCAAAATAAAAAGTTTTATGTGGTGTCTAATATTGCGCCGCATAACGCGAAAGTAAAATCGTATTTACGTGACATTGAACCTGTTATTGCAATGAAACCTGATGCGCTGATTATGTCAGATCCTGGTTTGATCATGCTGGTTCGTGAAAAATGGCCAACTATGCCGGTTCATCTATCAGTGCAGGCAAATGCAGTTAACTACGCCAGCGTACAGTTTTGGGCAAAGCAGGGAATTGAAAGAGTTATTCTATCGCGAGAACTATCACTCGAAGAAATTAGTGAAATACGCACACTCTGCCCAAACACAGAACTTGAAGTATTTGTGCACGGCGCATTGTGTATGGCCTATTCAGGACGTTGTTTGCTTTCGGGCTATATTAACAAGCGCGACCCAAACCAAGGTACATGTACCAATGCATGTCGCTGGGATTATGATGTTAAGCCAGGTGTTGAAAATGATACTGGCGAAATGGTGCATAAGATTGACCCAAAACAGGTTATTCCTACATTGGGAGAAGGGACGCCGAGTAACGATGTATTCATGTTAGAAGAGCAAGGCCGCCCTGGCGAATATATGCCAGCGTTTGAGGATGAACACGGCACCTATATTATGAATTCAAAAGACTTACGTGCTGTGCAATATGTAGAACAGCTCACAAAAATGGGTGTACATAGTTTAAAAATAGAAGGCCGTACTAAGTCGTTTTATTATGTAGCGCGTACAGCACAGGTATACCGAAAAGCAATAGACGATGCGGTTGCAGGCAAGCCGTTTGATGCGGATTTATTTAAAACATTAGAAAACTTAGCGCATCGTGGCTATACCGAAGGCTTTTTAAAACGCCACGCCCATCAAGATTATCAAAATTACGAATACGGTCATTCAGTTTCTACCAAGCAGCAATTTGTAGGCGAAGTATTAGGTCGTAATGCCAATGGTTTGGTTGAAATAGATGTAAAAAATAAATTTTGTGTTGGCCATTCGTTAGAGCTAATGACACCAAAGGGAAATATTAGCTTTGTGCTTGAATGTATGGAAAACAAAAAAGGCGAAAACATTACCGATGCCAAAGGCTCAGGCCATATTGTAAAAATCCCACTGCCTAATAATCTCGATTTAGCGCACGCTATTTTAATGCGTAACCTAGATGAAAACCAAGACACCCGCAATCCGTTTAAACAAGCGTAA
- a CDS encoding NAD(P)-dependent oxidoreductase, translating to MSKPTIGFIGLGLMGGNMVENLQNKGYELIVMDLNKGAVAACVERGAKTVATAKELAAAADIVMLCLTTSEIVEKVVYAEDGLLAGFKADSVLIDFGTSIPASTKKIGADLAAKGVGMIDAPLGRTPAHAKDGLLNIMAAGDLGTFNKVKSVLQEQGENVFHLGELGAGHTTKLINNFMGMTTVCAMSQAFAVADRAGVDRQQLFDIMSTGPSNSPFMHFCKNYAVDGVSDLGFSIANANKDLGYFLQMVEDLGTVSKIAEGSSANLQAAFDAGMAQGNVPEIFDYFKKLDK from the coding sequence ATGTCTAAACCAACTATCGGTTTTATCGGACTAGGCCTTATGGGCGGTAATATGGTCGAAAATTTACAAAATAAAGGCTATGAGCTGATTGTAATGGACCTCAATAAAGGTGCGGTTGCTGCATGTGTTGAACGTGGAGCGAAAACAGTGGCAACCGCGAAAGAGCTCGCAGCAGCAGCTGATATCGTGATGCTGTGTTTAACCACATCAGAAATCGTTGAAAAAGTTGTTTACGCAGAAGATGGTTTACTTGCTGGTTTTAAAGCAGATTCAGTATTAATAGACTTTGGTACATCAATTCCTGCTTCGACCAAGAAAATTGGTGCTGATCTCGCTGCAAAAGGCGTAGGTATGATTGATGCACCACTAGGTCGAACTCCTGCACATGCAAAAGATGGCTTGTTAAATATCATGGCTGCAGGTGATTTAGGAACATTTAATAAAGTTAAATCTGTTCTACAAGAGCAAGGCGAAAATGTTTTTCATTTAGGTGAGCTAGGTGCTGGTCATACAACTAAATTAATCAATAACTTTATGGGTATGACGACGGTTTGCGCTATGTCGCAAGCTTTTGCTGTGGCAGATCGCGCAGGTGTTGATCGTCAACAGTTGTTCGACATTATGTCAACAGGGCCGTCAAATTCCCCATTCATGCATTTTTGTAAAAACTATGCAGTTGATGGTGTAAGTGATCTAGGTTTCTCAATTGCAAATGCAAACAAAGACTTAGGTTATTTTTTACAGATGGTAGAAGACTTAGGCACTGTGTCTAAAATTGCCGAAGGCTCATCGGCTAACTTGCAAGCTGCATTTGATGCAGGTATGGCTCAAGGAAACGTACCGGAGATCTTTGACTACTTTAAAAAATTAGACAAGTAA